From a region of the Pongo pygmaeus isolate AG05252 chromosome 5, NHGRI_mPonPyg2-v2.0_pri, whole genome shotgun sequence genome:
- the AIG1 gene encoding androgen-induced gene 1 protein isoform X8: protein MTKVTKEMTTRRLPGRGRQWRASANRTRPVQVLRMAILLSYCSILCNYKAIEMPSHQTYGGSWKFLTFIDL, encoded by the exons ATGACGAAGGTGACGAAAGAGATGACGACACGCCGCCTGCCAGGCCGCGGCCGGCAGTGGAGAGCGTCCGCAAACCGCACCCGGCCAGTACAG GTGCTGCGGATGGCAATCCTGCTGTCCTACTGCTCTATCCTGTGTAACTACAAGGCCATCGAAATGCCCTCGCACCAGACCTACGGAGGGAGCTGGAAATTCCTGACGTTCATTGATCTG TGA